The Chloroflexota bacterium genome includes a region encoding these proteins:
- a CDS encoding peptidylprolyl isomerase has product MSKRIVVALMLTLTLMASCKPSPTPLPTSTAVNMASTPTVAPLTMPTTGPQPTSTPTELPTATAIPPDVIAIVNGVPILRSRFDAQVAQAQAYFQQQGLDPTSEEGKAVLLQLRYQILDWMIDQELIAQAARHAGINITDEEVDAEINKIISSSSAGDEAAFDAWLTENGLTRDGFREQLRSELLSAALQTRVVAGLPTTAEQVHARHILVNSEEQAMEVLQKLLSGESFASLAAQYSQDRSTREDGGDLGFFPRGVMEPNFEAVAFTLQPGQISGIVQTPFGYHIIEVLERDPDRPIPEDMLVTMQQTAFVHWLESERSKADIWKAQLE; this is encoded by the coding sequence ATGTCCAAACGCATCGTCGTTGCCCTGATGCTTACATTGACATTAATGGCATCTTGTAAGCCATCACCAACCCCACTACCCACATCCACTGCTGTCAATATGGCATCTACTCCAACAGTTGCACCGCTGACCATGCCAACTACTGGCCCTCAACCCACCTCCACCCCGACTGAACTCCCTACTGCCACCGCCATACCACCTGACGTCATCGCCATCGTCAATGGTGTGCCTATCCTGCGGTCGAGGTTCGATGCCCAAGTCGCTCAGGCGCAGGCTTACTTTCAACAGCAAGGCCTCGATCCAACGAGTGAGGAGGGAAAGGCGGTCCTCCTGCAACTGCGTTATCAAATTCTAGATTGGATGATTGACCAGGAGTTAATTGCGCAGGCAGCCAGGCACGCGGGGATCAATATCACGGATGAGGAGGTGGATGCAGAAATAAACAAGATCATCTCCAGTTCTAGCGCTGGAGATGAGGCGGCATTTGACGCTTGGCTGACAGAGAACGGCCTTACCCGTGATGGTTTCCGCGAGCAATTGCGCTCCGAACTACTCAGCGCAGCGTTACAAACCAGAGTGGTGGCCGGTCTACCGACCACTGCCGAACAGGTACATGCCCGTCATATTCTAGTGAACTCAGAAGAACAGGCTATGGAAGTGCTCCAGAAACTACTTTCGGGCGAGTCCTTCGCTTCTCTTGCCGCTCAATATTCGCAAGACCGTAGCACCCGCGAAGATGGCGGTGACCTGGGCTTCTTTCCCCGAGGAGTGATGGAACCGAACTTCGAGGCGGTGGCATTCACCCTCCAGCCTGGACAAATCAGCGGCATCGTCCAGACCCCCTTTGGCTATCACATCATTGAGGTGTTGGAGCGAGATCCGGACCGACCCATCCCCGAGGATATGTTGGTCACGATGCAACAGACAGCCTTTGTTCACTGGTTGGAATCGGAGCGGAGCAAGGCAGATATCTGGAAGGCCCAACTTGAGTAG